A part of Tessaracoccus timonensis genomic DNA contains:
- the hisN gene encoding histidinol-phosphatase, which translates to MVGQFNDDLRLAHMMADNADSITMSRFKATDLKFRNKPDDTPVTDADTAVEESIRITLSRSRPRDGIVGEELGSTGERDRRWIVDPIDGTKNFLRGVPVWATLIALEHAGEIVAGVVSAPALGRRWWASLDGGAYTGRNILNATQLHVSHVEDVTDASLSYSSLNGWVESHCGQGFVNLMRDAWRTRAYGDFWSYMLVAEGAVDIASEPELELHDMAALDIIVREAGGRFTNLDGADGVAGPGALATNGRLHDTVLGYLNN; encoded by the coding sequence ATGGTTGGACAATTCAATGACGACCTCAGGCTCGCGCACATGATGGCTGACAACGCCGACTCCATTACGATGAGCCGGTTCAAGGCCACGGATCTGAAGTTTCGTAACAAACCCGACGACACGCCCGTGACGGACGCGGATACCGCCGTCGAGGAGTCCATCCGCATCACGCTGTCTCGCAGCCGCCCGCGCGACGGCATCGTCGGTGAAGAACTGGGCTCGACGGGTGAACGCGATCGCCGTTGGATCGTCGACCCCATCGATGGCACCAAGAATTTCCTCCGCGGCGTCCCCGTGTGGGCCACGCTGATCGCGCTCGAGCACGCCGGCGAGATCGTCGCTGGAGTCGTCTCCGCTCCCGCACTCGGGCGGCGGTGGTGGGCGTCGCTCGACGGCGGCGCGTACACCGGTCGCAATATTCTCAACGCGACGCAGCTCCACGTGTCCCACGTCGAAGACGTCACCGACGCGTCGCTGTCGTACTCATCCCTCAACGGCTGGGTCGAATCGCACTGCGGGCAGGGCTTCGTCAACCTCATGCGCGACGCCTGGCGCACCCGCGCCTACGGCGACTTCTGGAGCTACATGCTGGTGGCCGAGGGTGCCGTCGACATCGCGAGCGAGCCGGAGCTCGAACTGCACGACATGGCGGCACTCGACATCATCGTTCGCGAAGCTGGCGGCAGGTTCACCAATCTCGACGGCGCGGACGGCGTCGCAGGGCCCGGAGCGCTGGCGACGAACGGGCGCCTGCATGACACCGTGTTGGGCTACCTCAACAACTGA
- the ftsX gene encoding permease-like cell division protein FtsX, with amino-acid sequence MRHTLRETWSGLRRNLAMTIAVIVTVGVSLTLFGAGLLTSSEVSLVKGRWYDKIEISVFLCIEASSGGNCEPGVGTTDAQRQTIEETLKANPEVSQVFYESKEDAFKEFKRVYANSPILPSRTADQMQDSFRVKLKNPENYQGVVSEAKGLQGVQQVQDLRNVLDPMFKALSAVQWATIVMSIFLLVAAALQISNTIRIAAFTRRREIGIMRLVGASNLYIVLPFLLESLIAGLIGILIASATLAVGYYFIVVQNAQTLITALPWIGWPDLLSAILIIAVVGIALAIIPTLFATRKYVQV; translated from the coding sequence ATGAGGCATACGCTTCGCGAAACTTGGTCGGGTCTGCGTCGCAACCTGGCCATGACCATCGCAGTCATCGTCACCGTGGGCGTCTCGCTGACGCTGTTTGGTGCGGGCCTGCTCACTTCGTCGGAGGTGAGCCTGGTGAAGGGGCGTTGGTACGACAAGATCGAGATTTCCGTGTTCTTGTGCATCGAGGCTTCCTCGGGCGGCAATTGTGAACCTGGGGTGGGCACAACGGACGCCCAACGGCAGACCATTGAGGAGACGCTAAAGGCGAACCCCGAGGTCTCGCAGGTGTTCTACGAGTCGAAGGAAGACGCATTTAAGGAGTTCAAGCGTGTCTATGCGAACTCGCCGATCCTTCCGTCGCGCACCGCGGATCAGATGCAGGATTCCTTCCGTGTGAAGCTGAAGAATCCCGAGAATTACCAGGGCGTAGTGAGCGAGGCGAAGGGGCTGCAAGGCGTGCAGCAGGTGCAAGACTTGCGCAACGTGCTCGACCCGATGTTCAAGGCCCTGTCTGCGGTGCAGTGGGCGACGATCGTCATGTCGATCTTCTTGCTGGTTGCCGCGGCGCTGCAGATTAGTAACACCATCCGTATTGCGGCATTCACTCGGAGGCGAGAGATTGGGATCATGCGCCTGGTGGGTGCCTCTAACCTCTACATCGTGCTCCCGTTCCTCCTGGAGTCGCTGATTGCGGGGTTGATCGGCATCCTCATTGCGTCGGCCACGCTGGCGGTGGGCTACTACTTCATCGTCGTGCAGAACGCGCAAACCTTAATCACAGCTTTACCTTGGATTGGGTGGCCCGATCTGTTGAGTGCAATCCTGATCATTGCTGTGGTGGGTATCGCACTCGCCATCATTCCTACGCTCTTCGCTACACGTAAATACGTGCAGGTCTGA
- the ftsE gene encoding cell division ATP-binding protein FtsE produces MIKFEDVTKFYPGQETAALRNINLEIEKGEFVFLVGQSGSGKSTFLRLILREHKPSKGNLYVAGKNLSTMNQWQVPQLRRQMGMVFQDFRLLPGKTVYENVAFALQVIGKSGKHIRRIVPETLELVGLEGKGDRLGEELSGGEQQRVAIARAFVNRPKILIADEPTGNLDPETSVGIMKLLDRINRTETTVIMATHDASIVDQMRRRVLELKSGELVRDQSKGIYGQA; encoded by the coding sequence GTGATCAAATTTGAGGACGTCACCAAGTTTTATCCTGGGCAGGAAACTGCTGCACTCAGGAACATCAACCTGGAGATCGAAAAAGGCGAGTTCGTGTTCCTGGTCGGCCAGTCCGGCTCAGGAAAATCCACCTTCCTTCGTCTGATCCTTCGCGAGCACAAGCCGTCGAAGGGCAACCTCTACGTCGCAGGCAAGAACCTCTCGACGATGAACCAGTGGCAGGTGCCACAGCTGCGTCGCCAGATGGGGATGGTGTTTCAAGACTTCCGTCTGCTGCCTGGGAAGACGGTCTACGAGAACGTTGCGTTCGCGCTGCAGGTGATCGGCAAATCTGGCAAGCACATTCGCCGGATCGTGCCCGAGACGCTGGAACTCGTCGGACTCGAGGGCAAGGGCGACAGGCTTGGGGAGGAGCTCTCCGGCGGTGAGCAGCAGCGCGTCGCCATCGCGCGAGCCTTCGTGAACCGCCCGAAGATTCTCATCGCCGACGAGCCCACCGGCAACCTTGACCCGGAGACGAGCGTCGGCATCATGAAGTTGCTCGATCGCATTAACCGCACGGAAACCACGGTCATCATGGCCACCCACGACGCATCCATCGTCGACCAAATGCGACGACGCGTGCTGGAGCTCAAGAGCGGAGAGCTAGTACGCGATCAGTCCAAGGGTATTTACGGCCAGGCTTAG
- the prfB gene encoding peptide chain release factor 2: MRIQELDHSLQSIETVADIPKLKDEIATLQEQAAAPDLWDDQDNAQRVTSALSQKNSELERLEGLRSRLEDATVMLELAEEEADEDTEHEVDAELRRLSKEIEALEVRTLLSGEYDPRDALVTIRSEAGGVDAADFAEMLMRMYTRWADRHGYTVEVYDTSYAEEAGLKSATFAVKAPFAYGTLSVEQGTHRLVRISPFDNQGRRQTSFAGVEVLPVTEDTDHIDIPEQDIRIDVFRSSGPGGQSVNTTDSAVRITHIPTGIVVSCQNEKSQIQNRAAALRVLQARLLERARQEREAEMNALKGDGGNSWGAQMRSYVMHPYQMVKDLRTEHEEGNPAAVFDGEIDDFIDAGIRWRKRTETDE; this comes from the coding sequence ATGCGTATTCAGGAGCTCGATCACTCGCTGCAGTCGATCGAGACGGTCGCCGATATTCCGAAGTTGAAGGACGAGATCGCGACGCTCCAAGAGCAGGCAGCAGCCCCTGACCTGTGGGACGACCAGGACAACGCGCAGCGTGTCACGTCGGCGCTGTCGCAGAAGAACTCCGAGCTGGAGCGCCTCGAAGGCCTGCGTAGCCGGTTAGAAGATGCCACCGTTATGCTCGAGCTTGCCGAAGAGGAAGCCGACGAGGACACCGAGCACGAAGTCGACGCCGAGTTGCGGCGCCTCAGCAAGGAAATCGAGGCGCTCGAGGTACGCACGCTGCTCTCTGGTGAGTACGACCCCCGCGACGCGCTGGTCACCATCCGTTCCGAGGCGGGCGGTGTCGATGCCGCTGACTTCGCGGAGATGTTGATGCGCATGTACACGCGCTGGGCAGATCGCCACGGATACACCGTCGAGGTGTACGACACGTCGTATGCGGAAGAGGCCGGCCTGAAGTCGGCGACGTTCGCTGTCAAGGCGCCGTTCGCCTACGGCACGCTGTCGGTCGAGCAAGGCACGCACCGACTCGTGCGCATCTCGCCGTTCGACAACCAGGGGCGACGTCAGACGTCGTTCGCTGGCGTCGAGGTACTTCCTGTCACGGAAGACACCGACCACATCGACATTCCCGAACAAGACATTCGTATCGACGTGTTCCGCTCGTCGGGGCCGGGTGGCCAGTCGGTCAACACCACTGACTCGGCGGTGCGCATCACGCACATTCCCACCGGCATCGTCGTGAGCTGTCAGAACGAGAAATCGCAGATTCAGAACCGGGCGGCTGCATTGCGAGTGCTGCAAGCGCGCCTGCTGGAGCGTGCGCGCCAGGAGCGCGAGGCCGAGATGAACGCGCTGAAGGGCGACGGCGGCAATTCGTGGGGTGCACAGATGCGTTCCTACGTCATGCATCCCTACCAGATGGTGAAAGACCTCCGCACCGAGCATGAAGAGGGCAACCCGGCTGCTGTGTTCGATGGTGAAATCGACGATTTCATCGACGCGGGTATCCGCTGGCGCAAGCGCACCGAAACCGACGAGTGA
- a CDS encoding M23 family metallopeptidase — protein MRVLPPKPVRMIVKTSLAVMAAGAMFVSMAPLASADELDDQRNRVRHQISQLEGRRADLSGQIATQRGAVSDANEVNTRAINALQQAESELAEARAALAAAEERVAESEALDRQRQDELEAAEIALEKAQADVAAAQAAYNALNTRIDQEVSLVTQKQGPLVNLALLLTEADASQLNHQAQFGDTLFDVSALELDEAERLRVQLDQAQARADEAERKAAQARQAAAEQLQESRAAKDEAAGLTARVEDLVAERDAAASEAASALEREESIQQDMEADAAAVEQRIQARIAEAENLDSQIAERDRKRAEEERKRREEAAKRQREAAAKRAAAQQAAERAAAEKATASKKSASASKPKTSSGSTKKATSSRKSSRSSQKRSSSSSSSGFMNPVPARITSRFGMRVHPVTGVYKLHDGTDFGAACGTPMKAAYDGVVTERYYNRGYGNRLMIDHGRIGGVNVTTGYNHASRYTVRVGQRVSKGQTIGYVGTTGYSTGCHLHLMVWENGRVKNPMSRWFG, from the coding sequence ATGCGGGTCCTTCCCCCCAAGCCCGTCCGCATGATCGTAAAAACAAGCCTCGCCGTCATGGCGGCGGGGGCGATGTTTGTCTCTATGGCGCCACTCGCGTCGGCTGATGAACTCGACGACCAACGCAATCGTGTTCGCCACCAGATCAGCCAGTTGGAGGGTCGACGTGCTGATCTCTCCGGGCAGATCGCTACCCAGCGGGGGGCTGTGTCCGACGCGAACGAAGTGAACACCCGCGCCATCAATGCGTTGCAGCAGGCTGAGTCTGAACTGGCCGAGGCACGTGCAGCGCTGGCCGCTGCCGAAGAGCGGGTGGCCGAGTCGGAAGCACTCGATCGGCAGCGTCAGGACGAGCTTGAAGCCGCGGAGATCGCGCTGGAGAAGGCTCAGGCCGACGTCGCGGCCGCGCAGGCTGCCTACAACGCGTTGAATACGCGTATCGATCAGGAAGTGAGCCTCGTAACGCAGAAGCAGGGCCCGTTGGTGAACCTGGCGCTGTTGCTCACCGAAGCGGATGCTAGCCAGCTCAATCACCAGGCCCAGTTCGGGGACACCCTGTTCGACGTGTCTGCACTCGAGTTGGATGAGGCTGAGCGGCTGCGCGTGCAGCTCGACCAGGCCCAGGCCCGTGCCGACGAGGCAGAGCGCAAGGCTGCGCAGGCGCGCCAGGCGGCGGCAGAACAGCTGCAGGAGAGCAGGGCAGCCAAGGACGAGGCCGCTGGTCTGACTGCACGGGTGGAGGATCTCGTCGCAGAGCGCGATGCGGCTGCTTCGGAAGCGGCGTCGGCGCTGGAGCGCGAGGAGTCAATTCAGCAGGATATGGAAGCCGACGCGGCAGCCGTCGAGCAGCGTATTCAGGCGCGTATCGCGGAGGCCGAGAATCTCGATAGCCAGATCGCTGAGCGCGACCGTAAGCGTGCGGAGGAGGAGCGCAAGCGCCGCGAGGAGGCAGCAAAGCGTCAGCGCGAAGCCGCTGCCAAGCGTGCGGCAGCGCAGCAGGCTGCGGAACGCGCTGCTGCCGAGAAGGCCACTGCGTCGAAGAAGAGCGCGTCGGCGTCGAAGCCTAAGACAAGCTCTGGTTCGACAAAGAAGGCAACGAGCTCCCGCAAGTCGAGCCGTTCATCTCAGAAGCGGTCGTCGAGCAGCAGCTCCAGCGGGTTCATGAACCCCGTGCCCGCACGTATCACGTCGCGGTTTGGTATGCGTGTGCACCCGGTGACGGGTGTGTACAAGCTGCACGACGGTACCGACTTCGGCGCGGCCTGCGGCACGCCCATGAAAGCTGCCTACGACGGTGTCGTCACCGAGCGCTACTACAACCGCGGTTACGGCAACAGGCTCATGATCGATCATGGCAGGATCGGCGGCGTGAACGTGACGACGGGGTACAACCACGCGTCGCGGTACACCGTCCGTGTTGGGCAGCGTGTGTCGAAGGGGCAGACCATCGGCTACGTCGGCACCACCGGGTATTCCACCGGCTGCCACCTGCACCTCATGGTGTGGGAGAACGGTCGGGTGAAGAACCCGATGAGCCGCTGGTTCGGCTGA